The region ATATGGGTCATAAGCCGTAGTCATAATGCCTACCATAGTGCCAACATCCTACACTTGCATTCTGTGATCTGTTTATACAGTTGCTGGGATATTCCTGGAGCAGCTGAGGTATGGTACCGTGCTTCACGGGTGGTGAAACTACAGCCAACAGTCTTCCAAGCCAGCTGCGCTCTCTGTTACACTCCTGTTTAATATGCTGACTGATTGGTCCACCTCTCCCAAAAAGGCAGGACACCTTCATGGAGAACTACTTCACTAGTCAGCGGGACAACATTTTCCGCAATGTGGAGGTGCTGATATATGTGTTTGACGTGGAGAGCCGTGAGCTGGAGAAGGACATGCACTACTACCAGTCCTGCTTAGAGGCCATCCTGCAGAACTCCCCTGATGCCAAGGTCTTCTGTCTGGTGCACAAGATGGATCTGGTGCAGGAGGACCAGAGGGACCTGGTGAGGCCCAAAAACTGTTTACTTAGCTTAGCATATCCTCGCCAGCTGGCTGTTTAATCCTTCCTATACAGTTGATCATTTTTGGACCTGTTGATGGGAATAATTTGCTCTGCACACAAGATTATTTCACTGCCACCTGCTATTTTGAGATGCTACTGTCTGTGAATTTCATCCTCGCAGTGTGTTGGTAAACGATGCTGTCATCTCCTACAAGCTTTACAATTCTTTCAGTATTCActtgcagcagcacagcacgTACATACAGTTACCAACTCAGCAGCTAATAAATCATACATGCGGAGCCAGAGCTGCTGAATATAATCGGCAGTTAACATTTGCtcttgaatggtttcagatctttaagGAGCGTGAAGAGGATCTGAAAAGACTGTCCCGCCCTCTGGCATGCACCTGCTTCAGGACTTCCATCTGGGATGAGACTCTGTACAAGGTGAAGTGGTGAGCGTTACGTTGGGTaacgcatctgtgtgtgtgtgtgtggacgtgcgCTCTGTACTTGAGTGTATGTAACCGTTTGGCCTCCCCTCCGCACAGGCCTGGTCCAGCATCGTGTACCAGCTCATACCCAACGTGCAGCAACTGGAGACGAACCTGCGCAACTTTGCGCAGATCATAGAGGCCGATGAAGTTCTCCTGTTTGAGAGGGCCACCTTCCTGGTGAGGGCTGGAGGAACAGGGCACAGTCACTGTGGTCATGGAGACATACTGGGGAGTCATCCAGGCCACTGTTGAACAGGGAGATATAATTGGGGACACATTAGGCTCCTGTGGGACAGGAGCGAAAGCTGGCAATTCATTCAGCCAGTCAGTGTGATACAGTAAATTAGAGGGAAACCAGGGTCTGTGGAATCACTGGTGTTATTTCACTTATAATTCAGAACTGGGGCATCTTGAAGAGAAAATTTGAGTCAGGAGCTTGATGCCATTAGGACTATTAATTGTGTTTGTCCTTTTATCTGTCTTGTTTGCTGATCTGTTTATGGTTGCTTTTATAATATAAGTCTCAAAACTTAAGGGAAGTTACATTGTCTGTCTAATGGACAGTAAAAGTTACTGTTCTTTTCCATTCAGGTTATCTCTCACTATCAGTGTAAAGAACAGCGGGATGCCCACCGTTTTGAGAAGATCAGCAACATCATCAAGCAGTTTAAACTGAGCTGTAGGTGAGTGCCCCCTCCCCAGGAGAACCCTTAGCAGCAAGGGTCTGACATCATTATAATGTGATCATCCATCAAGCCTCGCTGTCCGCATCATCATGTGCTTTACAGTTGTACCTTTACTCCATTCTAATGTGCGAATGAATCTGTCTTGTAGCAAACTGGCAGCTTCCTTCCAGAGCATGGAGGTACGGAACTCCAACTTTGCCGCATTCATCGATGTCTTCACCTCCAACACATACGTTATGGTGATCATGTCGGACCCCACCATACGTGAGTAGGCAGTttcaactggtcccccgtgattcatttttggctggaccgcgactgagtgatgaagttacaccattggtcggccgagttatgaggttacaccactggtcggccgaatgaagtgtgttaggtccagccatatactaggttttgatcTGGTCTTGTTTCTGTGAGGCTAAGCCAAGTTTCTGTGCTGGAGGCATTCTTTCCCTTACAGTACGTGTCCCAGCACCAAGGTTCTCATCTCCCGTTTTCCTTCCTCACTTTTAATATATTTGAATTGACACTGTCATTTCTAACTTGTCACTTCTAAGTTGCAATTTAGTCGCAGTATTCTCTGTAATTCTCACCTCTTGTGCTTTTGTGATCAGTCTTGTCACCCGCAGtgtgaatgtatttattcttgAGGTCACTGGTGTCTGCCTGTTCCCCGCCCTCTTCCTCCAGCCTCTGCAGCCACGCTCATCAACATCCGCAATGCCAGGAAGCACTTTGAGAAGCTGGAGCGCGTGGACGGACCCAAACACAGTCTGCACATGCGCATGCGCTAGGACCGCCAGCATCTGGCCCCTCCTGCAGAGTTCGGCACAGctactcagccaatcagccccAAGAGAGTAGTTCTGCCAGTCTGAGTGGGCTTGCTTCAGGACCTGAGACCAAGACATGTGCCACCGTCTCACTCAATCACTCTGTCTTTTCTACCACGATGAAGGAAGTTCTCAAAGTTAACAGTGCTTGAAAAGTTTGTGTGGAGGGAAATGTTCAGTTTGTACACAGTTCTCACAGGAAGTAGTTGATCTGTTTACAAGGACTATGATGCCTTTCTTTCAGATATTTGGTTGCCTTCTTTTCATTGAGGAacagtgtttttctgtgaaaatgaaagtgtttgatTTGGTTTTTAACTCTGAAAGAGTTCTATATTAATTACCCATGTCATCAACCTAAGACCCATTTTAAGCACAGGAGTGTTGTCACATACTATCaagtttataaaatgaaaatatgttggAGGGGTTTTTCCTGAAACATTTTCGCTCTTTTAGTTCTGTACTTTATAGTTCGCAAAAGTCTGATTTGAACAGCAGTTGGACTGCCAATTCAAGTTTTTTGGGGAATGTGGGTTTTGACAAGTAGATCAAAACAACAATGGTCAGAACCACATGTTGGACTGTTCTATGctaaatttacattaaatttcgtatttacattacattttgtgaattttggattgccaaataaatatgcaaataagggacaatgtgtttctttttcttgtgattttttttttttttggtggggggtcACCCTGAATCCTGTTTACAGTATGTAGTAGTGTGGTCAGTGCCTCCCTAGAGTGttgaaataatgaagaaaataatacaATGCACTGTTGGTCTACAATAGATGTTTGGGAAATGGGAAATGATTTGAAACCAGCCATAATGATATATTATTGCTTGACATTCAGTTTAAGATGAGTTTTCAAAGGGTGTACCCATTTACTATGAATATTGGTTTTAAAAGTATGCCgcttcatccattatctatacctgcttatcctggtcagggtcatgggtgGATActggtgcctatcccagcatgcattgggtgagaggcaggaatacaccctggacggGTGGCCAGTTTATCGCAGGGCACtttcaccattcactcacacatacttaTGGGtgatttagagtctccaattagcctacctgcatgtgggaggaaacccatgtggactcggggagaacatgcaaccTCCAAAGGCCCATGCCTGGATtagaacccaggaccttcttgctgtacagtgctacccactgcacgaACGGTGCCACACTGTACGCCCCTTCATTAAATACTAAATCCATGAAATCCATGCCCTATTATCGTAGTTTCTGATAGTGACAGTTTTTGAGATTAGTTAATGCTAAACACCTATTTCATAGGTCACTGGCTGAGCTGACTTGACCTGCGGCCTACAGCTGGCTCCCCACCTATACAAGACTGGTTTATTCACAGACCATATCCCTGGAAGTGGACAGACTTACGTACTTCACATCTGAGTGCAAACCTGGTCAGAATCATGCCTTATACTGAAAGGTGACAAGCCTGATAAATGATGCTATTCCTTAGCTTGCTAAATCACTAACCTTTCATAATTCTCAGAGTGGGCTAACCATAACAGTTTCCATAACTGCACTAACGCCAGGTGAGAAAGTGCTCCCCAGTACTTCCTGCGTTTCCACAGCCACTTCCTGGCTTCAGTAGTGCATCAATGGCGCCTTCTCTGTGCATCAAGCTTGTGCTTTTGACCCTTCTGATCCCACTGGTCCTCAGTGGGCCAAGTGGGGTAAAGGAGCATGGTCATGGCCAAGGGCAGTGTCATCCTAGCATGGCATCATAATACACACATTAACAGGCATCTTTGGGTGTACAAGGTTAAGGAGggatatttatgcattttttaaatttattgtaaatatggGATTTGGCGTTATGTTGGTACCTTCAAGGCTTATCAGTGAACAAGAAAATGGGCAGCAGTTTGAGCATTTGGCATGATGATTCAGGTGTGAACTCACACAAGGTTTTGTCGGGAGACAATTTGTAGGGGGCACAGAGTCGTCAGTTCAGCTAATGTACagaaaaagcaacaacaacaaaaaaagatttgactAACAAAATCTGCTTGCATTCCCCCAGGAACATCAGAAATACCAGCCTCCCTTTGAGCACCTCTGGGGTTGATGTGCTGGGTTTGTTCCCTTGGTCCGAATCAAATACACAACACTGtataaataacaaacacagaGGTTTGTTTTACCAATATGCTGTAACAAAATACGGAGACAGGATTCATAAAAGTACAAGAATGAAGGCTGAAATACAGTACTGTGTTCATCTGTACCTCCTAGTACACTTAAGATGGATTAATGTGACACTGAAATATCAGCAGCCTTCATCACAAACACATTCCCTGTTTACCTCAAACTAAATACCACAAGCACTAGAGTTAAACAACATAACAATCTTTGGTCTCCCGTtgatgtgttttcatgtgttGAACACCATATAAAGAAGCATACAGGCACAAACATACGAATGCACATTGCATGCATCCTCAGAAGCCAGTCCTGAACTTGTGTACGGAGTTTGGTGAGGATCGCACAGTGTTTACGAGTTACAGTACAGCTGTTTTAGTAAAAATGGCCACACCGACAATAAATGATCGATGTGTGGCCATACTGTTTTGAAAACtcattttttgataattatttacGGTGAGTTTCCAAAGATTCTTTCAAGCCTAATTTGTTGACAATATATTCACTCGggactttttaattaaataatggatGTTTAAAGAATAAACATCAATAATCGAGGAAGTTCAAGCGTTCAAGGGTGCTCAAAAAAAGGTTCCTTGTGAAGGAGGTTAGATTCCTCCTGGCAAAGCTTAATTCAATCTACATTGCTCAGAGACAAAGCATCAGCATGGTTCAAACTGAGTGTATTTCTTCACAGATATGATATGCCTAATATTGCAAACAAATTCCAAATGAAATACCTTCACATACAGGAAAAACCGCATGCAATGTGCGAAGGGATTTAAACATCTATTCTAggtaatattttaatacagaGTTTCATGTCCATAACTTGCACAGCATTTTTCCATTTGATTCCATGTGAAACAATAAAAGCAAGATAAATCTGCTAGATAAATTTGCCCTTGAAAGTTAAAGCCAAACCGCTTATTATAAGCTTGACTTGCCTCtatattcaaacacacaaatacttttGAGATCTTGAAAAGTCATGGTTGAAACTGAAGTACTGATTGCCTTCAAAGGTCATCAGGAGAATGGTTTGATTAGGCTGTTTGAAGTCATTACAAGAGCTCCACTGATTGGAGTGAGCAGACTGTAAACACTATTCCAGCTTAATGAGCAAACTTGATTGCGGTTTGGCACAAGCTCCTCCTCAGCCATGTGGTGTGGAATTCAATCAAAGAAACGCAGACggcagagatggaggaagatAGAAAAGACAAACTCATACATGCAAGTCAGTAATTATAAATAGGATCACTCTGGTATAACGCTGAATTAATATTCCATCTTTATATTTCTTACATTATGctattttttcttacattttttttcttgcggACAAATACTAATTTAATCATAGGATTATTATTGGGTGCTggtaaatgtattaattagaTTAGTGCAAAATTGCACTTTCCAACATATCttaagaatgaaaaataaaccctTAACACGATACCATTAC is a window of Anguilla rostrata isolate EN2019 chromosome 9, ASM1855537v3, whole genome shotgun sequence DNA encoding:
- the LOC135262906 gene encoding ras-related GTP-binding protein A-like; protein product: MSSIAMKKKVLLMGKSGSGKTSMRSIIFANYIARDTRRLGATIDVEHSHVRFLGNLVLNLWDCGGQDTFMENYFTSQRDNIFRNVEVLIYVFDVESRELEKDMHYYQSCLEAILQNSPDAKVFCLVHKMDLVQEDQRDLIFKEREEDLKRLSRPLACTCFRTSIWDETLYKAWSSIVYQLIPNVQQLETNLRNFAQIIEADEVLLFERATFLVISHYQCKEQRDAHRFEKISNIIKQFKLSCSKLAASFQSMEVRNSNFAAFIDVFTSNTYVMVIMSDPTIPSAATLINIRNARKHFEKLERVDGPKHSLHMRMR